Proteins from a genomic interval of Triplophysa dalaica isolate WHDGS20190420 chromosome 13, ASM1584641v1, whole genome shotgun sequence:
- the cep57l1 gene encoding centrosomal protein CEP57L1, producing MDRYRDQTLNLDSPSKQSYIGSFYMPPDRLSRPLQMYTETRPSDRNMSGLHDIDPQLYRTVPDAGSRAVMSALKTLQEKMRRIELERVQTVKSAQHLSQAAQLQDHPSAHRENKPTQRKELVSELRTAETRCSLLEKQLDYMKKMVACAERENNTQSERQESMYKESTNTDPQIQAQLKKLERLEKEYLKLSSTQSMAERKIELLEEKLLLEEHQRKLVQEKADELQRELEKNVFSLSAATQPKSKKKKKDKTSCRVVPSSERPPQYPLKAKRLPFVAGTSTSPSHSVNANVQGVLHMMKHRNLRLCERVSAQQKSASESQRDQCRPPSSPRKSVSTLGSLSEILLALQDELGQMSFEHQELVRQIDETKKRDLREDLERELDCLVRRMEEKAAQISKLRKHKETVQKLSQPSSPKQKPGRAASLKNKQRAQSGVQAFPPSPVKASPSKAQKQHGSSQETLRLLRETQKLCSSLRRQDIAWET from the exons ATGGACCGTTACCGAGATCAG ACTTTAAATCTGGACTCCCCGTCTAAACAGAGTTACATTGGCAGTTTTTACATGCCTCCAGACAGGCTTTCAAGACCCCTGCAGATGTACACAGAGACACGTCCGTCGGACAGGAATATGTCTGGGTTACATGACATCGACCCACAGCTGTATCGCACAGTACCTGATGCTGGAAGCAGAG CAGTGATGTCAGCCCTGAAGACGCTGCAGGAGAAGATGCGACGCATTGAGCTGGAAAGGGTTCAAACAGTAAAGAGCGCTCAACACCTCTCTCAAGCTGCTCAGCTCCAGGATCACCCTTCTGCACACAGAGAGAATAAGCCCACACAGAGGAAAG AGCTGGTTTCAGAGCTTCGCACCGCAGAAACACGCTGCTCTCTTCTAGAAAAACAGCTCGACTACATGAAGAAAATGGTGGCATGTGCGGAGAGAGAGAACAACACTCAGTCAGAGAGACAG GAGTCAATGTATAAGGAGAGCACAAATACAGATCCACAAATACAAGCACAACTAAAAAAATTAGAAAGACTGGAAAAGGAGTATCTTAAACTCAGCAGTACGCAGTCGATGGCTGag AGGAAGATTGAGCTCTTAGAAGAGAAACTCTTATTAGAGGAGCATCAACGCAAGCTTGTGCAAGAGAAAGCAGATGAG TTGCAGAGAGAGCTTGAGAAGAATGTCTTCTCCCTTTCTGCTGCTACTCAACccaaaagcaagaaaaaaaagaaggaCAAGACCTCATGCAGGGTAG TCCCCTCCAGTGAACGCCCCCCTCAATATCCTCTTAAGGCTAAACGGCTGCCATTTGTAGCGGGAACA TCAACCAGTCCTAGCCACTCGGTCAACGCTAATGTTCAGGGTGTGTTGCACATGATGAAGCACAGGAACCTCCGgctgtgtgagagagtgagtgctCAGCAGAAGTCTGCTTCTGAGAGCCAGCGGGACCAATGCAGACCTCCATCCTCTCCCAGAAAGTCAGTTTCCACCCTTGGCAGCCTCTCTGAAATTCTGCTTGCCCTTCAGGATGAACTGGGACAAATGAGCTT tgAGCACCAGGAGCTGGTCAGGCAGATAGATGAGACTAAAAAGCGAGATCTCAGAGAGGATCTGGAGAGAGAGCTGGACTGTCTGGTCAGGAGAATGGAAGAGAAAGCAGCTCAAATCTCCAAACTGCGCAAACATAAGGAAACC GTTCAGAAGCTCTCGCAACCATCCAGCCCCAAACAAAAGCCAGGTAGAGCAGCCAGCTTGAAGAACAAACAAAGAGCACAGAGTGGGGTACAAGCCTTTCCACCATCCCCTGTCAAAGCCTCACCCAGCAAGGCCCAGAAACAGCACGGGAGCAGTCAAGAAACTCTGAGATTACTCAGAGAGACACAGAAACTGTGTTCCAGTCTCCGCAGACAGGACATCGCGTGGGAGACATAG